The following are encoded in a window of Vibrio azureus genomic DNA:
- a CDS encoding DUF350 domain-containing protein, with the protein MEYIDLAALGNFAAYFFTGLACLLIFKYIAIAFTPYNEWKLIKEEKNIAAAIALGGSLIGYSIAINGVFQNAISYVDFATWAFVSLLTQIIAIKIVRFVFMPKFVQRIENNEVGAAVIAAALYIAIGLLNAGSMTY; encoded by the coding sequence ATGGAATACATTGATCTGGCAGCGTTGGGAAATTTTGCAGCATATTTTTTCACAGGACTTGCCTGCTTGTTAATATTTAAATATATCGCGATCGCTTTTACACCATATAATGAATGGAAATTAATAAAAGAAGAAAAAAATATAGCAGCAGCTATTGCTCTTGGCGGCTCTCTTATTGGTTATAGTATTGCGATTAATGGTGTGTTTCAAAATGCAATCAGTTATGTTGATTTCGCTACTTGGGCATTCGTGTCATTACTGACTCAAATTATTGCGATTAAAATTGTTCGCTTTGTATTCATGCCAAAATTCGTTCAGCGTATCGAAAATAACGAAGTCGGTGCTGCGGTAATTGCAGCTGCATTGTATATCGCAATAGGTCTTCTCAATGCTGGTTCAATGACGTATTAA
- a CDS encoding AEC family transporter has translation MATILEQLQLSLSITGPICLMLLLGILFKRVGLINDNFIEIGAKLVFQVTLPTMLFLSIVASEHNFVAAKSFVSYGIIATVCFFIFAYISVKLFFSCSPEQGVIIQGAFRSNTGIIGIAYVTSTYGAQGIALAALYMAITIFLYNIQAVICLSPKGTTSGSQTAKMMARTLTKNPLIIAIMAGLFCYVLSIPVPSIAIEAGHYLSKMTLPLALLCIGGSLNLNSMKQEKAPSWFASSYKLMLAPIAITSGAYFMGFRGVELGILFFMNASPVASASYVMARSMGGNAVLAANIIALTTVLSTITCTIGIMILNTLELI, from the coding sequence ATGGCGACAATCTTAGAGCAATTGCAACTATCTTTATCTATCACTGGACCAATCTGTTTAATGTTACTATTGGGTATTCTGTTTAAACGTGTTGGGCTGATTAACGATAATTTTATTGAAATTGGGGCTAAATTAGTTTTTCAAGTAACATTACCAACCATGCTTTTTTTAAGTATTGTGGCCTCTGAACATAACTTTGTCGCAGCTAAGAGCTTTGTAAGCTACGGAATTATCGCTACTGTATGCTTTTTCATTTTTGCATATATTTCTGTCAAACTATTTTTCAGTTGCTCACCAGAGCAAGGTGTCATCATTCAAGGTGCATTTCGCTCTAATACCGGCATTATTGGCATAGCTTACGTCACTAGTACTTATGGTGCTCAGGGAATTGCCCTTGCCGCTCTTTACATGGCCATCACTATTTTCCTTTATAACATTCAAGCCGTTATTTGTCTCTCTCCGAAAGGTACGACTTCAGGCTCGCAAACCGCTAAAATGATGGCAAGAACTTTGACCAAAAACCCATTGATCATTGCCATTATGGCGGGACTGTTCTGTTACGTATTGTCTATTCCCGTTCCCAGCATCGCAATAGAGGCTGGACACTACTTATCAAAAATGACTCTTCCGCTCGCTCTTTTATGTATTGGTGGCTCTCTTAATCTGAATTCAATGAAGCAGGAAAAAGCACCATCATGGTTTGCTAGCAGTTATAAGCTCATGCTCGCGCCAATCGCCATTACTTCCGGTGCTTATTTTATGGGCTTTAGAGGCGTTGAACTTGGGATACTATTTTTTATGAATGCCTCTCCTGTTGCTTCTGCAAGCTATGTTATGGCCCGTTCAATGGGTGGGAATGCCGTTTTGGCCGCCAACATCATTGCTTTAACAACGGTACTCTCTACCATAACCTGTACTATCGGGATAATGATTTTGAATACACTGGAATTAATTTAA
- a CDS encoding glutathionylspermidine synthase family protein, protein MLQIDIEPRKNWAERLLELGFDFYEVSSKHPYWCENRYFQVSREQVDYIDKVTEELHGLAIKAVAHVFEHDLLHLFGLPEKHHRLLRQSWATDKSYLYGRFDFAWDGYSEAKMLEYNAQTPTSLFELSVAAWDWMKQCVDLAKLPRHVDQFNLLDERIIAQFAYLREAKNLESLTLHFACDETSSEDRRTVTYLAQCAEEVGFQTEMVDINQIQLSVDNEFLDHNANKIFNMFSLYPYEFALLDEYGDYLAESGCRFIEPIWKVLLSSKALLPIMWKLYPQHPNLLECYFSSEDSAKRMINKVTKPIYSREGSNIEIVLEGKTVEGTTGNYGNEGFICQEYVPLAEFEHGHIVVGSWMIGKTGSGISFRESNNRITNDVARFIPHIIA, encoded by the coding sequence ATGCTTCAAATTGATATTGAACCTCGTAAAAACTGGGCAGAACGCTTATTAGAGCTTGGGTTTGATTTTTATGAAGTGTCTTCAAAACATCCTTATTGGTGTGAAAACCGGTATTTTCAGGTGAGTCGTGAGCAAGTTGATTACATTGATAAAGTGACCGAAGAGCTGCATGGTTTAGCGATTAAGGCTGTGGCTCATGTATTTGAACATGACTTACTTCATCTATTTGGTTTACCTGAAAAGCACCACCGTTTGTTACGTCAGTCTTGGGCAACGGATAAGTCTTATCTGTATGGTCGGTTTGATTTCGCTTGGGACGGTTATAGTGAAGCAAAAATGTTGGAGTATAACGCTCAGACTCCGACTTCTTTATTCGAATTGTCCGTAGCGGCTTGGGATTGGATGAAGCAGTGTGTTGATTTAGCTAAGTTGCCACGTCATGTCGATCAATTCAACTTGCTTGATGAACGAATTATTGCTCAGTTTGCTTATTTGCGTGAAGCTAAAAATCTTGAGTCACTGACATTGCATTTTGCGTGTGATGAGACATCGTCAGAAGATAGACGAACGGTCACTTACTTAGCCCAATGCGCAGAGGAGGTTGGCTTTCAGACTGAAATGGTTGATATTAATCAGATTCAACTATCTGTCGATAATGAATTCTTAGATCACAATGCCAACAAGATATTTAATATGTTTTCATTGTACCCCTATGAATTTGCTTTACTTGATGAATACGGCGACTACTTAGCTGAAAGTGGTTGTCGATTTATAGAGCCAATCTGGAAAGTGTTATTAAGTTCGAAAGCGCTTCTACCCATAATGTGGAAACTTTACCCTCAGCATCCCAACTTGCTCGAATGCTACTTTTCATCTGAAGACTCAGCAAAGCGAATGATTAATAAGGTAACTAAGCCAATTTATTCTCGCGAAGGTTCGAACATTGAGATTGTGCTGGAAGGTAAAACAGTAGAGGGCACGACTGGAAACTATGGTAATGAAGGGTTTATTTGTCAGGAATATGTACCATTAGCGGAATTTGAACATGGACACATCGTTGTCGGTTCTTGGATGATTGGCAAAACCGGTAGTGGTATTTCATTTCGCGAATCCAATAATCGCATTACCAATGATGTTGCTCGTTTTATTCCCCATATTATTGCTTAG
- a CDS encoding DUF1190 domain-containing protein — protein MSKLQGNVDIKKHLIGDRKPIVMFLGLSSGAMLSGCDTAEAPYYAFTKMETCNKVLSGQCYTAYKFAEREAKRTALKYMLESECSRDFGSKNCLEDKEGVWSPKMAGFITHKDENNDKSYPFFTSDSYKSSLYNVAFMADGRRISDIQDADGLNLALDDSYRKNLPSSRLDDNEAEYLRCQQAQQQLAEFERTDCSEYRVRSGTGRIGGVNSNNFYGQQKKKSKLESKVKSATKTHAFKASSVKSTKSSGGFGRSGRSFGGFGG, from the coding sequence ATGAGTAAATTACAGGGCAATGTCGACATTAAAAAACACCTGATTGGTGACCGAAAGCCTATCGTTATGTTTCTGGGCCTGAGCTCCGGTGCGATGCTAAGTGGATGCGATACGGCAGAAGCCCCTTATTATGCATTCACCAAAATGGAGACGTGTAATAAGGTGCTATCAGGCCAATGTTATACTGCATACAAGTTTGCTGAACGTGAAGCAAAACGCACCGCGCTTAAATATATGCTTGAGTCTGAGTGCTCTCGAGACTTTGGTTCTAAAAACTGTCTTGAAGATAAAGAGGGTGTTTGGTCTCCTAAAATGGCTGGTTTTATCACTCATAAAGATGAAAACAATGATAAGAGCTATCCATTTTTTACCTCTGATTCTTATAAAAGCAGCCTCTATAACGTCGCGTTTATGGCTGACGGTCGGAGGATATCCGATATCCAAGATGCTGATGGGCTTAATCTTGCGCTTGATGACTCGTATAGAAAAAACCTGCCAAGCTCTAGACTTGATGACAATGAAGCGGAGTACCTTCGATGTCAACAGGCTCAGCAACAGCTTGCAGAATTTGAACGAACAGATTGCAGTGAATACAGAGTAAGATCTGGTACTGGACGTATTGGCGGCGTTAATAGCAATAACTTTTATGGCCAGCAAAAGAAAAAATCGAAATTAGAATCGAAAGTTAAGTCTGCCACTAAGACGCATGCTTTCAAAGCCAGCTCAGTTAAATCGACAAAGTCATCTGGTGGATTTGGAAGATCTGGCCGCTCTTTTGGTGGCTTTGGCGGTTAA